A genomic region of Streptomyces rimosus contains the following coding sequences:
- a CDS encoding LexA family protein has product MRDHLTERQLGILRCISEWIAEYGEAPSIREIGRQVGLSSSSSVIPPVG; this is encoded by the coding sequence ATGAGGGATCACCTCACCGAGCGGCAACTGGGCATCCTGCGGTGCATCAGCGAGTGGATTGCCGAGTACGGAGAGGCACCGTCGATCCGCGAGATCGGACGGCAGGTCGGCCTGTCCAGCTCCTCCTCGGTTATCCCGCCAGTGGGCTGA
- a CDS encoding DUF317 domain-containing protein, with translation MEAPLHPEFPPDPPLPHGAPPAYWVGPRHLAGDDGRLYDAVADTLAGLGWTSLTIVRGRQVPDEAPQDRQVLRSTVLHISPDTLRWAQWVLADEPFHLGELPIAWQVSARADTSSPLAQWSAYFTPDVPGEALADFLVALDARDQPAAPMGGPELVLDAVTAHGWFRDIDQPHAGAMDSTFASHISLGEVPPLIQDADPRVLAAETDEAGPTGWQAWAEPVPGAPCLWAASFGPSVPHDLVACFATTLSSTAPVLRRVLPESTRERLLRAPAG, from the coding sequence TTGGAGGCGCCCCTGCATCCCGAGTTCCCACCCGACCCGCCCCTCCCGCACGGAGCCCCGCCCGCGTACTGGGTCGGCCCCCGGCATCTGGCCGGTGATGACGGACGGCTTTACGACGCCGTCGCCGATACGCTCGCCGGCCTGGGCTGGACGAGCCTGACGATCGTCCGCGGACGGCAGGTGCCGGATGAGGCACCGCAGGACCGCCAGGTCCTGCGCAGCACTGTCCTGCACATCAGCCCCGACACCCTTCGCTGGGCCCAGTGGGTCCTGGCGGACGAGCCGTTCCACCTGGGGGAGCTGCCGATCGCCTGGCAGGTCTCCGCTCGCGCGGACACGAGCAGTCCGCTCGCGCAGTGGTCCGCCTACTTCACCCCCGACGTCCCGGGGGAGGCCCTGGCCGACTTCCTGGTCGCGCTCGACGCCCGCGACCAGCCTGCTGCCCCGATGGGCGGCCCCGAGCTGGTCCTCGACGCGGTGACCGCGCACGGCTGGTTCCGTGACATCGACCAGCCGCATGCGGGAGCGATGGATTCGACTTTCGCCTCGCACATCAGCCTCGGCGAGGTGCCACCCCTCATCCAGGACGCCGACCCGCGCGTCCTGGCGGCGGAGACCGATGAGGCGGGCCCGACCGGGTGGCAGGCGTGGGCCGAGCCGGTGCCGGGGGCACCGTGCCTGTGGGCCGCGTCCTTCGGTCCCAGCGTGCCACACGATCTTGTGGCGTGCTTCGCCACCACGCTCAGCTCCACCGCGCCGGTCCTGCGCCGTGTGCTGCCCGAAAGCACCCGGGAGCGACTCCTGCGCGCACCGGCCGGCTAA
- a CDS encoding reverse transcriptase/maturase family protein, producing the protein MQSADTVLGILRERGRRGLPCSELYRQMFNPQLYLVAYGRIYSNKGAMTPGVSQETVDGMSLGKVGRIIDAMRHERYRFSPVKRVHIPKKNGKTRPLGLPTWSDKLVGEVMRLLLEAFFEPQFSDRSHGFRPKRGCHTALTEVGNTWTGTTWFIEGDISDCFGSIDHQVVIETLAERIHDGRFLRLVRNMLEAGYMEDWTWGATLSGAPQGGVLSPLLSNIYLHRLDSFVEKVLIPHNTRGRSRARNPAYLEVVNAIARARRRGDRAEVRSLRKQQRSIPSVDPNDPGFRRLRYARYADDTLLGFIGPRSEAEEIKRQLAVFLREDLKLELSPEKTLITHARKGTASFLGYEITVQHNDRQATRGRRTANGSIALRVPAKVIRDKAALYLSRGKPAHRPQLLNDDDYTIVNIYGAEYRGIVQYYLLAGNVCRLHRLRWAMETSLLKTLAAKHRSTVSKMAARYKAKIETPNGPRTCFEAKVPRSPGRKPLVARFGGISLTRQKAAVLTDRKSANPHPRKELITRLLKGKCELCGTSEDVRVHHIRKLADLDRVEPPTEWHQVMVKKRRKTLVVCIGCHDRIHSGKPTGSVTK; encoded by the coding sequence ATGCAGAGTGCCGACACGGTGTTAGGCATCCTTCGTGAGCGCGGCAGACGTGGTCTGCCGTGTAGTGAGCTGTATCGGCAAATGTTCAACCCGCAGTTGTACCTGGTGGCTTACGGCCGCATCTACTCCAATAAAGGGGCGATGACGCCGGGAGTCTCGCAAGAAACCGTGGACGGCATGTCGCTGGGCAAGGTAGGTCGCATCATTGATGCGATGCGCCACGAGCGCTACCGGTTCAGCCCAGTAAAGCGAGTCCACATTCCCAAGAAGAATGGGAAGACCCGGCCGCTTGGACTGCCGACCTGGTCGGACAAGCTCGTCGGCGAGGTGATGCGTCTCCTTCTGGAGGCATTCTTCGAGCCGCAGTTCTCCGACCGGTCCCACGGGTTCCGACCCAAACGGGGCTGTCACACCGCCTTGACGGAGGTGGGCAATACCTGGACGGGTACGACCTGGTTCATCGAAGGTGATATCTCTGACTGCTTCGGTTCGATCGATCATCAAGTCGTCATCGAGACGCTGGCAGAACGGATTCACGATGGCCGGTTTCTTCGGCTCGTGCGCAACATGCTTGAGGCCGGTTACATGGAGGACTGGACCTGGGGAGCCACGCTCAGCGGGGCACCTCAAGGCGGAGTACTCTCTCCGCTGCTGTCCAATATCTACCTGCACCGACTGGACAGCTTTGTCGAGAAGGTTCTGATTCCGCACAACACCCGAGGGCGAAGCAGGGCGCGCAACCCTGCCTACCTGGAGGTGGTCAACGCGATCGCACGCGCTCGCAGGCGGGGAGACCGGGCCGAAGTCCGGTCTCTTCGCAAGCAGCAACGCAGTATCCCCAGCGTGGATCCGAACGATCCGGGCTTCCGGAGACTGCGCTATGCGCGATACGCCGATGACACCCTTCTTGGGTTCATCGGGCCGAGATCCGAGGCCGAGGAGATCAAACGGCAGCTCGCGGTATTCCTTCGCGAAGACCTCAAGTTGGAATTATCGCCAGAGAAGACACTGATCACCCATGCCCGTAAGGGCACGGCATCGTTCCTCGGATACGAGATCACCGTGCAACACAACGACAGGCAGGCAACCAGAGGCCGCAGGACGGCTAACGGTTCGATTGCTCTACGTGTGCCAGCAAAGGTGATCCGAGACAAGGCAGCCCTATACCTCAGCCGCGGAAAACCCGCGCACCGACCCCAACTCTTGAACGACGACGACTACACCATCGTCAACATCTACGGGGCCGAATACCGGGGCATCGTCCAGTACTACCTCCTGGCCGGCAACGTATGCCGATTGCATCGGCTGCGTTGGGCCATGGAAACCTCGTTGCTCAAGACACTGGCAGCGAAGCATCGCTCGACGGTGTCCAAGATGGCGGCCCGCTACAAGGCCAAGATCGAGACACCGAATGGGCCCCGCACATGCTTCGAAGCCAAGGTCCCCCGCAGCCCAGGCAGGAAGCCACTGGTCGCACGATTCGGCGGAATCTCACTGACGCGACAGAAGGCAGCGGTCCTCACGGACCGTAAATCGGCCAACCCCCACCCCAGAAAAGAGCTGATTACCCGGCTCTTGAAGGGGAAGTGCGAGCTATGCGGGACGTCGGAAGACGTGCGGGTGCACCACATCCGAAAACTCGCTGACCTCGACAGGGTAGAGCCGCCTACCGAATGGCATCAGGTCATGGTGAAGAAACGGCGCAAGACTCTGGTTGTCTGCATCGGCTGCCATGACAGGATCCACTCAGGAAAGCCAACCGGTAGCGTCACGAAATAG
- a CDS encoding type I polyketide synthase, with product MLECCDSPSGPAEPVAVIGASCRLPGGVDSLGALWRLLEEGRETVGPVPKDRWDAQALGRVLPEQVAAVMRVGGWLAGDIGAFDPQAFGMSGQEADWLDPQHRLLLMVAWEALEHAGIPLERLRGSRAGVFAGMYSMDNLLRGHRRPQEADAYWFSGAVHGVGAGRLSYLLDLHGPSLAVDTACSSSLVAVHLACQALRAGECPLAVAGGVSAALGPEISAASARWRMYSPTGRCRAFDAGADGYLRAEGCGVVVLKLLAAAQHDGDRVLAVLRGSAVNQDGRSDQLTVPSSQAQAAMFTEALRRAGVEAGRVGMVEAHGTGTPVGDPREFAALKDVYGTGPGRCAIGSVKTNIGHTEPASGVVGLLKTVVSLQRGRVPASLHFTRWHPEIDAGGCRLFVPTQAADWPVPGRPRLAAVSSYGVGGTNAHVLVEEAPAAKAAPVSGTDRTAGARNQTFVLSAASPGALHQTAARLADWLEGDGAGQPLRDVAYTLAVRRSHGAHRAAVVADGRSELTTGLRQLAAGRAAVNCATGRAGAQECGAVFVYSGHGSQWARMGQGLLGRDAAFTAALEELEPLVQAESGFSLREVLAAGTVVSGVERVQPTLFALQVALTALWRARGVVPTAVIGHSMGEVAAAVACGALSLPDGVKVICRRSRLLTRVRGGAMAVVRLPADEVTQALTQSGCDQVEVAVVASPASTAISGDAGQVERLLHRWEQEGVVEAARVAVEVASHSAHMDPVLAPLREQLADVQPRRPSLAFYSTVTEDPCAPVRLDAEYWADNQRRRVRFASAVQAAQAAGHRLFVEVNVHPLLAGALTETLAAHGDGEAVVVPTLRRDGDEERDVAAHLAAVHCAGFPVPWSTHVRGRLVDVPGTCWEERHHWIAPSELSQGRPATTHSVLGEHPLLGVHVLDPVQPRRHLWQATVDPQREGWLKDHQAAGEPAMAGAVWCEMALTAATHTFAKPVQQVCVRDVTFDALLSLGGERVHLASCAQEDGGTAVWRVMARAGDGFEPHAGAALAPAAEGTSPAPVPVEQLRRSCPVEADTTRLWGSWAATCSVAYGPAFRAVQSLHLAPDARRPEALARLALPDAARPHTDGFAWHPVLLDGCLQTLLALWTSRIALPEGTAYPQGIGELQVHGDTATGVYCHVRADALDEHTVTGSLRLLDAAGMVVGRAEHIRFAHTPRHPIAGRLQHYLIQHRWQPQPMAASRSRQHATWLLITETEDLHPWHRDLEATLGHPPSACARLTLPLDGEGNQARQALAVALQQGPAPFTDAVVVLEPDTGAGLGAVERARRRTARLITAVQALADGHPPARLHILSHHGQAIGEQDTIALGHAGLRGALRTLLYEHPELRPALYDTDTLTPARTVAAQLLADDTEDEVAWRGGRRYVARLAPAPLSPAERRTTVCRTGQLPVRAEPHGATVAFTVTEPPPEPAEHQVSIAVHTTCPPGAGPGTPPLSACAGTVTATGPQTTLATGQQVAAVLADAEPVSRLTVDERWCIPVPAHLDAARLAGSLLPYLTAHYGLHHLARIRPGDRVLILGPGPLAQAAQHTATAAQAQVHTTTAITNCSGLWDIIIDTTPRPEPHAHRLLAPAGQLLATTSHAARNGSGSTPARAVDLTALLSATPGAVAALLGNIAEALVQGALPLLPVTQLPLEHLAREAPSGRSTAYRWPTGTVTAHLPPDRVPLVRPDGAYVISGGLGGLGKVLARWLADKGAGTLVLNSRSQPDQHTNALLDGLRRTGTRIEVVCADLAEPGTAEHLLHTAERHGHPLRGIIHAAAVVEDATATGLTEDLLERVWRPKAQGGWLLHQASTSFALDWWVGFSSFVPLLGSPGQSAYAAASAWLDALITHRAAANLPATGINWGAWAETGIGARTLGDRGFATIPLNDALAGLELLLTHARTHTGFVTLDLTRWLTPYPTVTASPYLAPSCPPPHPPTRPTTPPAVTRHSRNCCTPHPADAASCCKTS from the coding sequence ATGCTCGAATGCTGTGACAGCCCGTCCGGACCGGCCGAGCCGGTTGCCGTGATCGGGGCTTCGTGTCGTCTGCCGGGTGGTGTGGACTCGCTGGGCGCGTTGTGGCGGTTGCTGGAGGAGGGTCGGGAGACCGTCGGTCCGGTGCCCAAGGACCGGTGGGACGCGCAGGCGCTGGGGCGCGTGCTGCCGGAGCAGGTCGCGGCGGTGATGCGGGTTGGCGGGTGGCTTGCGGGGGATATCGGCGCCTTCGATCCGCAGGCGTTCGGGATGTCGGGGCAGGAGGCGGACTGGCTGGATCCGCAGCACCGTCTGCTGCTGATGGTGGCCTGGGAGGCGCTGGAGCACGCCGGGATTCCGCTGGAGAGGCTGCGGGGTTCGCGGGCGGGTGTGTTCGCGGGGATGTATTCGATGGACAACCTGCTGCGGGGGCACCGGCGTCCACAGGAGGCGGACGCGTACTGGTTCTCCGGCGCGGTGCACGGGGTGGGGGCCGGGCGGCTGTCCTATCTGCTGGATCTGCACGGCCCGAGCCTGGCGGTCGATACCGCCTGCTCCTCGTCCCTGGTGGCCGTGCACCTGGCGTGCCAGGCGCTGCGGGCCGGAGAGTGTCCGCTGGCGGTGGCGGGCGGTGTCTCGGCGGCCCTGGGACCGGAGATCAGTGCGGCTTCGGCCCGGTGGCGGATGTATTCGCCCACCGGCCGGTGCCGGGCCTTCGATGCGGGGGCCGACGGTTATCTGCGGGCCGAGGGCTGCGGAGTGGTCGTCCTCAAGCTGCTGGCCGCCGCGCAGCACGACGGGGACCGGGTCCTGGCGGTGCTGCGGGGCTCGGCCGTCAACCAGGACGGCCGCTCCGACCAGCTGACGGTGCCTTCCTCCCAGGCGCAGGCCGCGATGTTCACCGAGGCACTGCGCCGCGCCGGGGTGGAGGCCGGCCGGGTGGGGATGGTGGAGGCGCACGGCACCGGCACCCCGGTGGGCGACCCGCGGGAGTTCGCCGCGCTGAAGGACGTCTACGGGACGGGGCCCGGACGGTGCGCGATCGGGTCGGTGAAGACGAACATCGGTCACACCGAGCCCGCCTCCGGTGTGGTGGGGCTGTTGAAGACCGTCGTGTCTCTGCAGCGGGGCCGGGTGCCGGCCAGCTTGCACTTCACCCGGTGGCATCCCGAGATCGATGCCGGCGGGTGCCGGCTGTTCGTGCCGACACAGGCGGCCGACTGGCCGGTGCCGGGCCGGCCCCGGCTGGCGGCGGTCTCCTCCTACGGGGTCGGCGGCACGAACGCGCACGTCCTCGTCGAGGAAGCCCCCGCCGCAAAGGCCGCGCCGGTTTCCGGTACGGACCGTACGGCCGGGGCCCGGAACCAGACGTTTGTGCTGAGTGCCGCTTCGCCGGGTGCGTTGCACCAGACCGCGGCGCGGCTGGCGGACTGGCTGGAAGGGGACGGTGCCGGCCAGCCGCTGCGGGATGTGGCCTACACGCTGGCGGTGCGGCGCTCGCACGGGGCGCACCGGGCGGCTGTGGTGGCCGATGGCCGCAGCGAACTGACCACCGGGCTCAGGCAACTGGCCGCCGGTCGAGCGGCAGTCAACTGCGCCACTGGGCGGGCCGGGGCGCAGGAGTGTGGGGCGGTGTTCGTCTACTCCGGCCACGGCTCGCAATGGGCCCGCATGGGCCAGGGTTTGTTGGGCCGGGATGCGGCGTTCACCGCCGCCTTGGAGGAGCTGGAGCCGCTGGTGCAGGCGGAGAGCGGCTTCTCGCTGCGCGAGGTGCTGGCCGCCGGCACGGTGGTGAGCGGGGTGGAGCGGGTCCAGCCGACGCTGTTCGCCCTGCAGGTGGCGCTGACGGCCCTGTGGCGGGCCCGGGGGGTGGTGCCGACGGCCGTCATCGGGCACTCGATGGGCGAGGTCGCCGCCGCGGTGGCCTGCGGGGCGCTGAGCCTGCCGGACGGGGTGAAGGTGATCTGCCGCCGCTCCCGGCTGCTCACCCGGGTGCGTGGCGGGGCGATGGCGGTGGTCCGGCTGCCCGCTGACGAGGTGACCCAGGCGCTGACACAAAGCGGCTGCGACCAGGTGGAGGTGGCGGTCGTCGCCTCCCCGGCCAGCACGGCGATCTCCGGGGACGCGGGCCAGGTCGAACGGCTGCTGCACCGGTGGGAACAAGAGGGGGTGGTGGAGGCCGCCCGGGTGGCGGTGGAGGTGGCCTCCCACTCCGCGCACATGGATCCCGTCCTGGCCCCGCTGCGCGAACAACTCGCCGATGTGCAGCCGCGGCGTCCGTCCCTGGCCTTCTACAGCACCGTCACCGAAGATCCGTGTGCGCCGGTGCGGCTGGATGCCGAGTACTGGGCGGACAACCAGCGCCGCCGGGTGCGGTTCGCCTCAGCCGTCCAGGCCGCGCAGGCGGCAGGGCACCGGCTGTTCGTCGAAGTCAACGTCCACCCGCTGCTGGCCGGCGCGTTGACCGAAACGCTGGCCGCCCACGGCGACGGGGAGGCGGTGGTCGTGCCCACGCTGCGGCGGGACGGGGACGAGGAGCGGGACGTCGCCGCCCACCTGGCCGCCGTGCACTGCGCCGGTTTCCCCGTGCCCTGGAGCACACACGTCAGGGGCCGGCTGGTGGACGTTCCGGGGACCTGCTGGGAGGAGCGGCACCACTGGATCGCACCGTCGGAGCTGAGCCAGGGCCGGCCCGCCACCACCCATAGCGTGCTCGGGGAGCATCCGCTGCTGGGCGTGCACGTCCTCGACCCGGTCCAGCCCCGGCGGCACCTGTGGCAGGCCACCGTCGACCCGCAGCGCGAGGGCTGGCTCAAGGACCACCAAGCCGCCGGAGAGCCGGCGATGGCCGGGGCCGTCTGGTGCGAGATGGCCCTGACCGCCGCCACCCACACCTTCGCCAAGCCGGTACAGCAGGTGTGTGTGCGGGATGTGACCTTCGATGCGCTCCTGTCGCTCGGCGGTGAGCGGGTGCACCTGGCCTCCTGCGCGCAGGAGGACGGCGGTACGGCCGTATGGAGGGTGATGGCGCGGGCCGGTGACGGCTTCGAGCCGCACGCCGGGGCCGCCCTCGCCCCCGCCGCCGAGGGCACGAGCCCCGCCCCCGTGCCGGTGGAACAACTGCGGCGCTCCTGTCCCGTCGAGGCGGATACCACACGCCTGTGGGGCAGTTGGGCGGCTACCTGCTCCGTGGCCTACGGGCCGGCCTTCCGCGCCGTCCAGAGCCTGCACCTGGCACCGGATGCCAGGCGGCCCGAGGCCCTGGCCCGCCTGGCCCTCCCCGACGCGGCCCGCCCGCACACCGACGGCTTCGCCTGGCACCCGGTGCTGCTGGACGGATGTCTGCAGACGCTCTTGGCCCTGTGGACCAGCCGCATCGCCCTGCCGGAGGGCACCGCCTACCCCCAGGGCATCGGCGAGCTGCAGGTACACGGAGACACGGCCACCGGCGTGTACTGCCACGTCCGCGCCGACGCCCTCGACGAGCACACCGTGACCGGCTCGCTGCGGCTGCTGGATGCCGCAGGGATGGTGGTCGGCCGCGCCGAGCACATCCGTTTCGCCCACACCCCGAGGCATCCGATCGCCGGCCGCCTGCAGCACTACCTCATCCAGCACCGCTGGCAGCCCCAGCCGATGGCCGCCTCCCGCAGCCGACAGCACGCCACCTGGCTGTTGATCACCGAAACCGAGGATCTCCACCCCTGGCACCGTGACCTCGAAGCCACCCTCGGCCATCCCCCGTCCGCCTGCGCCCGGCTCACCCTGCCCCTGGACGGAGAAGGCAACCAGGCCCGCCAGGCCCTCGCCGTAGCCCTGCAGCAGGGCCCGGCGCCGTTCACCGACGCCGTTGTTGTCCTGGAACCGGACACCGGCGCCGGCCTCGGCGCCGTGGAGCGGGCCCGCCGCCGCACCGCCCGCCTCATCACCGCCGTGCAGGCCCTGGCCGACGGCCACCCGCCCGCCCGCCTGCACATCCTCAGCCACCACGGCCAGGCCATCGGCGAACAAGACACCATCGCACTGGGCCACGCCGGGCTGCGCGGGGCGCTGCGCACCCTCCTGTACGAGCACCCCGAACTGCGCCCCGCCCTCTACGACACCGACACCCTCACCCCCGCCCGCACTGTCGCCGCCCAGCTGCTCGCCGACGACACCGAGGACGAGGTGGCCTGGCGGGGCGGCCGGCGCTACGTCGCCCGCCTGGCCCCCGCGCCGCTGAGCCCGGCCGAGCGCCGCACCACCGTCTGCCGGACCGGCCAGCTGCCGGTACGCGCCGAACCCCACGGCGCCACCGTGGCCTTCACTGTCACCGAGCCGCCTCCCGAGCCGGCAGAGCACCAGGTGAGTATCGCCGTACACACCACCTGCCCTCCCGGTGCCGGCCCCGGCACGCCACCGCTGTCCGCCTGCGCCGGCACCGTGACGGCCACCGGTCCCCAGACCACCTTGGCCACCGGGCAGCAGGTGGCCGCCGTCCTCGCCGACGCGGAACCGGTCAGCCGTCTGACCGTCGACGAGCGCTGGTGCATACCGGTGCCCGCCCACCTGGACGCCGCCAGGCTGGCCGGCTCGCTGCTGCCCTACCTCACCGCCCACTACGGCCTGCACCACCTGGCCCGTATCCGGCCCGGCGACCGCGTCCTGATCCTCGGCCCCGGCCCCCTGGCCCAGGCCGCCCAGCACACGGCCACCGCCGCCCAGGCCCAGGTCCACACCACGACCGCGATCACCAACTGCAGCGGCCTGTGGGACATCATCATCGACACCACCCCCCGTCCCGAACCTCACGCCCACCGCCTTCTGGCACCGGCAGGCCAGCTCCTGGCCACCACCTCCCATGCGGCCCGCAACGGCTCGGGGAGCACGCCAGCGCGCGCGGTGGACCTCACGGCGCTGCTGAGCGCGACGCCCGGTGCGGTCGCAGCCCTGCTCGGGAACATCGCCGAGGCCCTGGTCCAGGGGGCACTGCCGCTATTGCCCGTCACCCAGCTCCCCCTTGAGCACCTGGCCCGCGAAGCCCCTTCCGGCAGGTCTACGGCCTACCGGTGGCCCACCGGCACCGTCACCGCCCACCTGCCGCCCGACCGCGTTCCCCTCGTCCGGCCCGACGGCGCCTACGTGATCAGCGGCGGGCTCGGCGGCCTGGGCAAGGTGCTGGCCCGCTGGCTGGCGGACAAGGGCGCAGGCACCCTCGTCCTCAACAGCCGCTCCCAACCCGACCAGCACACCAACGCTCTTCTGGACGGACTGCGGCGCACCGGTACACGGATCGAAGTGGTCTGCGCCGACCTGGCCGAGCCCGGCACCGCCGAACACCTGCTGCACACCGCCGAACGCCACGGCCACCCCCTGCGCGGCATCATCCACGCCGCGGCCGTGGTCGAGGACGCCACCGCCACCGGCCTCACCGAAGATCTGCTGGAGCGGGTCTGGCGCCCCAAGGCCCAAGGAGGGTGGCTGCTGCACCAGGCCAGCACCTCTTTCGCCCTGGACTGGTGGGTGGGCTTCTCCTCCTTCGTCCCGCTCCTTGGCTCCCCCGGCCAGAGTGCGTACGCCGCCGCCTCCGCCTGGCTCGACGCCCTCATCACCCACCGCGCCGCCGCCAACCTCCCCGCCACGGGCATCAACTGGGGCGCCTGGGCCGAGACCGGCATCGGCGCCCGCACCCTCGGCGACCGCGGCTTTGCCACCATCCCCCTCAACGACGCCCTGGCCGGACTCGAACTCCTGCTCACCCACGCCCGCACCCACACCGGCTTCGTCACCCTCGACCTCACCCGCTGGCTCACGCCCTACCCCACCGTCACCGCCTCCCCCTACCTCGCCCCCTCCTGCCCACCACCTCATCCACCCACCAGACCGACGACCCCACCGGCGGTGACGCGTCACTCCAGAAACTGCTGCACGCCCCACCCGGCCGACGCCGCCAGCTGCTGCAAGACCTCCTGA
- a CDS encoding DUF317 domain-containing protein encodes MAVDALQPGFATTREALRLRSWRLGPGQPMRVIDQFAEAEFTHVVDDRADVHINSRDGRFYLGWFPNGRPGGADEDWVKDEGWVIAVTGTASAPGYKMSFGTETPADIVAAAVARVLETSRRQ; translated from the coding sequence GTGGCAGTGGATGCCCTGCAACCTGGGTTTGCCACGACCCGCGAAGCCCTTCGGCTCCGCTCCTGGAGGCTCGGTCCCGGTCAGCCGATGCGGGTGATCGACCAGTTCGCAGAGGCCGAGTTCACGCACGTCGTGGATGACCGTGCCGATGTCCACATCAACAGCCGTGATGGTCGGTTCTACCTCGGTTGGTTCCCCAACGGACGGCCCGGCGGAGCCGATGAGGACTGGGTGAAGGACGAAGGGTGGGTGATCGCCGTCACCGGCACGGCGAGTGCTCCTGGCTACAAGATGTCCTTCGGGACCGAGACGCCGGCCGATATCGTCGCCGCCGCCGTGGCACGCGTGCTGGAGACTTCCCGGCGCCAGTAG